The window agtaaaatattaaattatgtaagaaggcatttttttctcatttatattAACCCATCCAAATTAAGCTCAAATTCCAATCTaacattaaaacaataaagtcAATCAAAGaatgatgagagagagaaatcatGTTTGCATTTTTCCCTTGTCTTCCTCAACGTGCTCTCAACTTCCCACTTTCACTCACTACATATATACATTTCTCATAAAACAACCCACAAATATTCCCAACCCACAAATGGAGAACACACGAATACGCCGACCAAAAACCCCCGCCCTTCCTCCCCCGCCGTCTCCCGGCAGCAAAAGCCGCTCCTCCCCTGCCATAACCCTACCCGATAACAACTCATGTGCCGCAAACACAAGCCAACGCTCAACCATTCACCGATCAAAATCAGTGACAAAGTCAAGAAATAAGAACGACAAGGATGAAGAGAATTTAAACCCCTTGAATTGTAAAACCAAGGCAGGTTTTACCAAGTTCTTGAAGTCCTCCCCGGCGACTTCCCCGTCTGCATGGGCACTGTCACCTGGCCGGTCCTTGGGCTCTCCCCTTGTTTTGTCTCCGCTGACGGCGGTTGAGCACGCGGCGACAGATGGACGGAGAGGAAAACTAGGCAGTCAACGAGGTGGTGCAGTGAGCGGAGTTTTGAGGTTTTTTAAACCAAAGAAAGCGGCAGCGATGATGGAAGCAGAAGAGCTTCATCGGTTTAGGATTTTGCAGAATAGGTTGTTGCAATGGAAGTATGCTAACGTTAGAGCAGAGACTTCCATGGCTAACGTTAAAACACTTGTTCAGGTATTTACTTCTTCGtttgattttccttttattttgagaaattgttttcttttttttttgtatagtACATAATCTAGCTTtaagaaactaagtttgtgtAACACAATTAATTggttttgattaaaaaaaaaagagaggagatTTTCCAAAAGTATAGTCCGTTAATATTTTTACCTGtttcataatttataataattttttaaaaaaataaagcctATTTTCTCCTAGTTTCAATCATTTTCATCCTCTTTTAGTAAAGGAGCAAAATTATTAGccaattttaagaaaaaacaaatttgtaaaaaagttataaagtGAGTAAagtatttataacaaaatcaatgggttcttgttttttttggttttggaagttttttaaaaactttttttttggataagttttcaaaagttgggttctttattttaaaacatggCAGAgagtatataataaaacaaacaaaaaaaatgattataagctttattttcaaaaactaaaaaataaagcGTTAACtgaatgaagaaatttttcatcgagtattttttttaatacaacaaCTTCAAACTTGTAGGATGAAAAACAATGTTAGTTatattaagttaattaaactTTGACTTCATCAATGCATAGTAAGAAATAATGTCTATTTGCTAGACTTCATATCCCTAACTACGGTCTATGAGTGAAGTGAAAGGTCATAGAGAAGTGTATGTATAAATGATTGATTGTCTGTAGACTTGTTTAGCTAGCTAATTACTATATATGTGTTTGTTATTTAGAATAATGAATATTATACAATacaatacatataaaaatcatattatttaaCTTCATTAACTCAGGTGATTTCTTTTACACAttcattaacatatatatataaaatggttGATAAAACGGAATAAATGTCTATAGTATAGAACGATCTTTCATTGACGATATTCAACGTGTGGGGCGGGGTTTGTTTCGGTGACAGGACAGAATATTCAGTGTGTGGCTTCATAATTTGAGAATGAGAAATCGGATATTAGAAAAACGAATTGAAGTTGAAAAGTTGAGAAAGGAGATCAAGTTATACAGAATAATCTTCCCTCAAGTTAGTCTCCTGAAGCAATGGGCCAAGTTAGACAAAAGAAACCAAGAATCAGTTGGCAGTTTAGCCTCTATTCTTTCAACATTCTCACTCAAACTCCCTCTACTCCATGGAGCCAAGGTAATTAGTCAACTTGCTAAAGAATTACTCCACttctatttaatctttttaaattcttcatttttaaatatatatatatatatatatatatatatatatatataaatcttattttagCCCTTTGTTGCTACATACAAATATCTGTCAAATCATTATTTTGTCCAATTAATAAGTAAAGTCATTATTTAGTGATTAACGATCTTAAAAGCAGAAGGGCATTGATATTGCGAGTATtgaatgaattgaattgaattaaatacACAGATTGACACAAAGGCTTTTCAACAAGCATTAAGCATGGCCATGGAGGTGATGGTCAAACTAGAGGCAATGATCACCAAACGCGCATCCCAGGTTATTCATCTCTCTTCTTTAGCTGTAATTTAGCACTTCAACCATGTCATAAGCTTTCAatcatttattcattttttttctgtaaaaAGGATAACTGTAATTGCATGCAAAATTACACTTTAAAGtcttcaataataaaaaattacattagtTTAGTGTTATAGAAGATGGATTCCTAAATGAATAATTGAATTACCCTCGAACTCATACAATCATTGTGTTTTCTACACTATTATATTAGTATCTAAATatctatatttctttttatggagAACCACATAGGTGCAAGGTAGAAATTGACATGCCTTTAAATGTTCGTaattgataatagaattagggtttagagTGATCATACCTTCGTCACTTCCGATTACTTGTAATcttcttatatataaatttgaagcGGACCACCATTAGTGTTGATCACTCGCTATTCTTTAGACTTAAAATCGGGTTGTGGGACTCGATATGTGAATgatttgagagagaaagatgGAAATTGAAAAGGAATTAACTTATGGTGGAGAGTCGGGAGAGAAAATCCTTTGgtgaagaaaattttaagaaaaaacattcaAGAGTCAAAAGTCTTTTTTGACAATGTGGATAAGCCTTCTTTGAATAAACATTTTACgtgcaacttttttttcatgttcaaATTCACGAAAATCCAACACCTCACCAATCTATTAATCTATTAACCATGAGTGGACTTTAGTAGATCAAGTATTCACATCTCATGCATCCATATAGCCCACTAAAGTTAGTgagattatccaacaaaatgtatGATTTTTCTACTAACTTTAATCAAATGACAAATTGGTCTTTTGTACCATTGTAGTCATAATCAAAAGttaacattttgactttttaccacattttgtcatttttgacTAATTTCGACCACCCGAGCATAAATCTGcattcatttttttgaaattcaaataacatttgaatatatagtttgtcaaagtttgacttctcaaagtcaaaagtcaactcTTTGACTTTTTATAACTCTAACAATTTTCACGATTTCCAAGCTTCCGAGCATGAATATGGTTTCATATTCTTAatattcaaatcacatttaaacataaaactctATTGTTTAAATGATAACCAATAGCTGTcgattcttctcttctttcttaattcaaaTTGTTTGAACTAATCCAACATATTAATATTGTTCTGTTCATATAAGCTAGTAGAGGAACCTAATAAACATTTAGATCATGGGTTGAACAATCCAAGATTAACTggctaaattattttagatcgagctaatcaacattcgttaactaacaaGTCATTCCACTAAAAGTTTAGTAGTTCACTAACATcgctatagatatatttgtgtccacaTATGATATAATCATGATTAGTAggttaatccttcacaggttgctcatAATCTCGACTAGGTTAAGATATTGTTTTACCCCGATATTACACTTTGTTTATTAAGTCTcactgatccactattgaTCAATTGGTTTAAGATTTAACCTATAAATTGAATCTCTCTTGGACTTAATGAGAGGGTGAGGCCGCTTGTTCAAGACCTGTATTTAGTCCGtaagggaacaacctatctactgaCTCTAAAATGGTCAAGAGCGAATTTCGTCTTACATTCTATGTCCCCAGCTATATACCTTTtgtcttacccctgaaattTCAGGCTTATAATTGGGCCAAACGCTAATGAgttgccctcacctatgcagatctgaggataatctcgtgtgaacatgAATTCATAGTTagtttatgattaaaaaattaagttgcCTAGATCgatcaataaaaaatgaatattaaggtttaaatcataaacaatGTTACaacgtaaaagtgactatttcatgatTTCAGTATAATTATGTACAACTCCTTACTTAGGATGCCTCCACTTCTatatcactacaagaaatggGGGCTCTCCAGACGCATAAAATCGTCGAGAGATATATGAAAAGCGTCAGAAACGACGCATAAATATATGTCGAGacaagttgaaaaaaatgtgtcCGGAGAGGAACTCCCGACGCATAACATGTGTGCATCGGGAGTTCCTAAACAATTTCCGACGTTGTATGAACGTCGAATATGCTATCAATATAGTGTCGGGAGATGCCTAGGAACTTTCAACACACATGTTAGGAACTCCCGATGCaccctctatttttttttaaaaaaaataccttccattaattcctaaattcaaaatttgaaattcaaactcaacttcaaactcaacttcaacacttaaATTCAACACTTTAACATCAACTTCAACGCTTCACTTTCATCATTCAacacttcaacacttcaacacttcaacacttcaaattcaaagtcctaaaacctacaactaattcaaaatcctaacaacacttcaaattcaatttcaatactaaaacctacaactaattcaaaatctaaatactaaaactaatttgaaatctaaaatctaaaattaatttgaaatctaaatactaaaacaaaacaataactaaactaaaccactTACCGATGACGACGATAACGGGGACAACAATACCCTCCTCTTCTCGATCTCCCTCTCAGTTTCCCTCTCCCTCTTTcggttttctttctcttttttgtttccattcTGTAAAGAatgaagttaaaaaagaaggaaaattttcGACGCACAACGAAAGCGTCGGGAATAGCACCCTATTTTCGACACGATTAGTGACACGTCGGGAATCCCTAAACCTATTTCCGACGTTGCTGACACCACGTCAGAGAAAGGTGTAATGTACAATTAATGATCTGCCCTTCCTCCGACGCAACACTGTAGACGTTGAGAATAGGTACCCATTTTCCGATGTACCTGACACCACGTCGGAGGAAGACCAATTAATTGTTTGCCTCTTCCGACGCTACACTTTCCACGTCGGGAATAAGGGTTCATTTTCCGACGTACCTGGCACCACGTTGGAGGAACCCTAAACCATTCCAACCAATTTTGATGCTAATGTGTTTGCGTCGGGGGGAATGTCTTCCCTCGACGTGCACTAAGATGTGTCGGAAAACACCGGCTTCTACCGACGTCATGTTTTCCGACGATTTTTTTTGCGTCGGGAAACTCCCGATTTCTTGCAGTGTATCTCTACATGAATGATTGAAGATCACATCCcttgtactaactacaaagcagACCGCATCCATAGTGTCCCTATAATAAAATGCCCAACCTCGTTGTTATAACGTTGTTTAccgttataattaataatgtctctaaattttaatgtgACTATTTAATGGTTTCAATCTTAAGCAAACTCTTTACCTATAATGCCCCCATTTCTATATCTCTACCTAAACGATTCAAGATCATATTGTTTGTACAAACTACAAAACGAGTCATGTCCACCGTGTCtctacaataaataaaatgtctaGCTTTATTCATGTACTATAGACCGTTAAAGCTATATACTCGAATTTGAACTATATTTATGTCTCTATATGATATTCAAGTCTACACAAGATAGTATCGAgattttagtttattgaattcaatattataatatttgtttccattaaaaagtttttaataatcactatattgaatataatagagttttaaattacaaattatgaGTTGTAGGAGACAAAttccaatatttttaaaatccgtataagtttgagataaaaaaaaacaacaccTGTACAAGTCTgaggaattaattaaatttaataaagagtGTGAAATGGATTAATGATAATGAactcaatttatttttgttttatgattctgtaaaaaaatgatagcAACTGGAGAAAACGTTGTACGTGCTAACGGAGCGGCTAAGCATATTTAAAGAACAGGAAGAATGCTTGGAAAAGCTGGAGGAGGCTGTATGTTCGGTCATCACTTTACTggtattttattctatttttttggttaaatccATTTGACTCCCCCTTTTCTCCCACCCAATATCTTTACATTGCCATCTTCTATTTTCATACAGGCGAAGGAGAATAGTATTAGAATACAAGTCATACAAGCAACAAATTCTACCACGAAGGATCATCCTTTTCCTACTTGTTAACATTTCATTTGTATTTACTTTCTAATCTAATTGTACATGAAAGGGCAATTTGggccttttttttatatatatttataattatatatagtgACAGcctcttcatttttattaatttaaatgggAGCAACTCCAACTTACAACTGTTATGATCTATATGTGATAGAGGAATAATTTCATAgctaaaatttcattaatggAATAAAATCgtggaaaatggaagaaattaaaaggtGAATAAAGCTTTGAAGCAGATGAATCGGGCTCTAAAATCCAGGGATGGGAGCGAGAGAAGGCGGAGACGGGAGGAGAAGGTTTCCTC of the Cucumis sativus cultivar 9930 chromosome 3, Cucumber_9930_V3, whole genome shotgun sequence genome contains:
- the LOC105435146 gene encoding QWRF motif-containing protein 7, with the protein product MENTRIRRPKTPALPPPPSPGSKSRSSPAITLPDNNSCAANTSQRSTIHRSKSVTKSRNKNDKDEENLNPLNCKTKAGFTKFLKSSPATSPSAWALSPGRSLGSPLVLSPLTAVEHAATDGRRGKLGSQRGGAVSGVLRFFKPKKAAAMMEAEELHRFRILQNRLLQWKYANVRAETSMANVKTLVQDRIFSVWLHNLRMRNRILEKRIEVEKLRKEIKLYRIIFPQVSLLKQWAKLDKRNQESVGSLASILSTFSLKLPLLHGAKIDTKAFQQALSMAMEVMVKLEAMITKRASQQLEKTLYVLTERLSIFKEQEECLEKLEEAVCSVITLLAKENSIRIQVIQATNSTTKDHPFPTC